acttctaaagtccattgtgacttcgtggctcaaccaaattCTTCCTTGGTTGTGTCTAAGGCCCATCGTTCATTTTACAAagtctgctctttagcaaaattaggatcgagatcatcctatgcaaaggacccAACGGAAATatttccattcttacaaagaatccaaaggGATTCAATGGACCGATTCAACGAACGTGCTGACTGTTTAGATGTTGGTTGATGTGCGGACACGCTGGCCACGTGTCGTGTTATCGCCCACtagtaatgctgcttatgataaaCTCCTAGCCCATAAAATATGGCTACGGCCTCACTGCctagatcatcccattcagtcaatttaaCTTGATAATACTAGAGAGTTTATATCGAAAATTttcaatgactattgcataccattgggtattgatatcaagtatcatattctcatgtacacactcaattggtctcgcggaaaagccaccattaaaagactatgATGGTAGCCCAGATTTTGGTAATGAGCACCAATATTtctgcttgggttatgcaatatcgcatgcagctatgatAATtctctacgactcatagcagtcactcaacttttatttgcattaTAGCTAGTGAGTGGGTtcaagtctaatatctcgtacttatgcatgtttgagtgtgcggtttatgtgccaattgcgccgccacagctcaTCAACGTgagtcattgcaatgaatgcataaatatatatatatatatatatatatatatttgtgttggacataagtctccaaccataagtccgctatgtagaacccttgacaggagaTCTATTTTTCGCTAGATTTGctaattgtcactttgatgagacagtctttccATCGTTAGGGgtagattagaacgtcaatgttcaacaggaacgacaggaattatcgtggtctgtccccactatgtctcatcttgatcccctaaaagtgacgagatcacatatacctgctgcaaacatgtctgcaaggattgatgtcccacaAGAGGATATGGTGACACCCAGAGGAGATGGGtacggcaccactaccatggatggtggtatggtgatgccacgaaggtggcataatggcatcATAGgtcatgggttccgctagagagcgtaggagacccataggttcgatggattttcaccctaagaagagagcgagtttggcacaacttgatccattgatcattgatactcaaaatctgtctcatgagaatattctggattgtggttatgtccaagagacatcgttgggggactcctcaatgttagaaccaattcctaagaatatagagatttatatgaattacactagtgtatatgaagacgtggaattattgagaccaatgacatcgaaccttactccgttgaagaatgccaacgtataaaaaattggcctaaatggaaagatgcgatccaggttgaattggattcactaatgaagaggaaggatttcgggcctaagatgccaacacctcctaacataaaacatgttgacattaataggtcttcgttagatagcgtgatgagaaaaagagatgataatctcgccttatggcccAAGGATTCTCACAAAactccctggaatcgactacgagaagacatattctctcgttatggatgtcattgcactccactgccttgttagtttggtagtttctgaataaatgaacatgcagcttacgaatgtggtcactacgtatctctatggggatctagatacggaatataatgaagggtcTTGtgtacttcatttacccaaatcaagtgactcttgaccacggagcgcgtttgcaatgagggtgaaacgctcactaaagtgactacttgattaggaagtgatatgatgaactatgcccctacgttttcatgacaagttctggatttgcaattgtcacggtttatgttgataaacataattggaacccttgagagttaagggaaaccactgaacacctgaaatctgagtttgagatgaaggaccttgggaggacacggttttgtctagatttagaacttgtataccgtgtcaataaatgatttgcattttgataaagtcaaagatgcactcccatggtcgtccgtagtcttgaccctaagagggatacgtttcgtcccagggatgatgacgaagacgtgttaattggcagaagtgtcttacctaagtgcaataggcttattattgtacttaacacaatacaagaccggacacctcatttgttatgaacttgttggctagatgtagccctGCTCCAACGCAATGCCATTGGACTTGTATAAGgacaatctttcgttacttaaaatgtacgatagatatggacttgttctatccctatagagagaaaagaaattacaGAAGTGTGGGATCGAATCCCACAAGgtaaaacgccaccttccgtgaCGTAGACGCCAGGGCCGCCGTCCATGGTGGCCGatgttctcctcctcccctccatcaaaatgacaacgatgtcttgatgggttttactGATGCGGGGTATCTcgctgaccctcacaaaggtttctcccaaacgggttatgtctttaccatgggaagcactgcgatatcttggaggtctacaaagtagacccgtgttgctacttcctcaaatcatgcagagattattgctctacataaaGCCGtatgtgaatgcatatggctaaggtctgtaattagacacattcgaggagcttgtggtttgaagtctaccacagatgaacctacatgcatttatgaattgagcaaatgaaattaggtttcatcaagggcaacaacaccaagcatatatcgcccaagttcttttacaatcagcaacaacattaatcacttctaaagattgaagtgaatcaaatccgatcagaggataatgtagcggacttattcactaagtcattacctaaatccaccttcgagaaacatgtgaagagcatcggattgagaaagattatccaaactcccatgattgtagtaaacagggggagatattgacatcagggggaggtatgatgtctacatgtttgatctcgaagagtgaagaacgtgttgtgctctttttgtccttcgaccgcggttatttttgtcccacagggtttttgttacctggcaaggtttttagtgaggcaacgatcaaagcgtcatcaccaagtttgaatggcacaagggggagtgttgaaggaagtcgacatcatgtgtgccatttcaaactagggtttagtcctagagttgtaataggagaaggttctagattttctagttatgttcggattctattaccttttatgtactctgtaaatccctatatatagggctcctattatcaataatacgaCTACaattctgtcacgcccctgattttacacacatgaaaatcgatatatataatcccataattatacatgcgtgaatgttcagtcatcaatacaaatacctggaacatctttcctttaTAATAAGTACATAATGATGCCCTGAAATCATCCGAGTTAATatgcactcgctccatagagtcatatattacacaaatttacgaattaagttgccatcacaaaataaagcgtaaatgctcctcagagcttactacatagcggaagtcataacaatggcaaagctaACAAAATTTTTTTCCTAACCGTTCAGCTGCCtgtagctacctcagcttcagccacgattttcctgacctgcaggattaacccctacaccaaaagaatggtgcaccgggtttccacacaacaaaacccggtaagcttatgaaagctcgtatgagtaactcatgaacatcaatcaacaactcacatcaatctacttaaggaaacatgcagccatgattccttctaacattccatatcctttccaaagaaaggacaacatgagtcaccgctatgaccatgctctatttgctaacttaaccatcaagtagcaattcaagtctcatctagacaattaaagaagaatgtcgtcggaactctcctttaagctgcatacctatgagtctcaagcaacctcgaccgttactcccataagctatcatggcagataaactagcaTTCTATggaaattgtaatcactcgtcctaccaaggacgtgattacctatttcctgccttgatcaccatctgcgatctgtcaccatctgtgacatatgatttcagactccgtccggtcatgaaatcaacatcaaggtcgccatctgcaacctgtcaccatctgtgacgaatgatctttagaccccatctggtctcagctcaaccattgatcaccatctatcaccatctgtgactcatgatcttcagaccccatctggtcatgaaatcaaccatcaaggtcaccgtctgcaacctgtcactatctatgatctatcaccatctgtgacttaagatcttcttagaccctatctggtcttaaggtcaacgttaagtaagtcgcatccgacctaaaaacgttacaaacatctagtttcggctttcctaatccctgctcaccatctgtgacccttgatacAAAAACCaaacatctaaaatgagtcacgcttgactcaaaatgtaacatcaagctcaatactttccaaacaatagaaaacatctttttctataatattatttcctgaaaagtcgcattcaacaataatatgaacatcatcatgcatattattattcatcacaatcatccacaaggatatatatatttcatctaaatatatatatgtagtcattcgctcaggaatgcctactaataccaattataatttgcagttaattaattaacggtaaaacaataatggtacttctgttcataaagatccttgtgagatttactcacctcgaactcctgctgcgtcttcaacaaaacacaaagccgccaattcacaaataatcgtccactgtacttcgtcaagtacctattcacatacgtttccaatttagtgacgatttacatttgatttaagtttgaaaccccctgttttgaactacaacccccaaagtggcgccaatcgaggcaaaaccacatccgagacctcccaaagtctccggaatacgttcacgatcgatgtgaccaaaccacaagtcgatcggacgctcaaatcctcacggatcgaataaatcaatcggtatgaaactgcaaaaatcataacaaatccattcgaactccaaaatttgcatattatatatcgaaaccctcgtatcgacgagtagaagacatataataccagaaacagtcccatacacagccggaacgccgccacatacggtggcgcaccgccgccggccaaaactcaatatttcacaaaactcccaacatcaaaaagcttcatctaagcatgcttgtgaactttcataactggatcgaagtcagaaaacaagcctaagggatcgaaaactatctcacaagccgtgaacagtaatccaatccgagttgatccgATTTCCACATAAATCGATCGAAACAAACACCGtagatcgatcaggaagcctattctgaactcaaccaaggaatcgttgaagccatgaagtcgccggagttgtgttttccggccgggtccgaaaacgctAACTGTACAGCCTTGCAGCGCCGTACACGGTGGATCtcgtcgctagagaacaccacagggacgaccgggaggaggaggcgaacctgtctggaaagtttcgttgCCGGAGGCAGCCGCAgtccgccggaaaagtcgggtcgggtcgggtcgaccggtttcgggtcgggtcagacagAAATTTTCGATACcgaaggtatcgaccgagagagaagagagagagagagagagaggaaggtttccggaaaaggaaatgaggaaaaatgaaaataatttatgATTtcccctatttatactaaaacggaaacttcttccgatagccataacttcctcatacgaacttcgatttatgcgttccacatgtccacgaactcgtatcgacgcgctctacaacttttgtgaaggaagttttccgagaatcccaacatataaaaagtcaaacttcacacgaccctctaaactgtgaaattcaaatatttatacgtacgaaaactaTTTCATTCCACAtaaaacctacgaataaagcacaataacaattattcgtacaactggtccattattaattaccaaaattaaataacagaaaaccaggtcatcacaaattctctcttcaatttctctcaaattctctcATACTTCAACAGTGACTTATTAATTTTTGGTTCAAGAACTACCAAGCACAGTATAGCTGAACATAAACTCAAacaatatcaaaataaaaacaaggcgTAGTCAGAACATAAATCATAATTGGGTAATGCTTTCTTGAAGAGGTGACTAATCAATCTTTGCCTCTTTGGAGATTAGAGGCTGAAAGCCATGTCGAAGAGTTGCTTGCCAAACTTTGTCAATGCTGGAAATGGTGTGACCACACTCGTGCTCATTCCAACCTTCCAATGCATGCACTATTCCTGCTATACGCCACGCACTCATCACCCTCCTTGGCAACCAGTTCTGATTGTCACAGTATATAAGCTTTAGTTAACCAATTACCTACTAAGTAAATAACAAACTAATAATGGATGAAGAAACATTATAGAAAATTCTTTTTTGGTTACTAATTACCCACCTCACAAGAGTAAACATTCTCAAGAGACTTGGGGATCTTCATTGCTGGTGTGTAGTGGTAGAAGCAGTCTCTGCGCAACtgttttggtggaaattgagagAAGGGAACAAAAATTGTTCCTTTTGGTGCACTCACCTGTTCTTTTTTACTCAACCCATCTCCCACCAACCAAATCTGCATTGAAATTCCACAGCAAATTAAGTATCAAAAAAAGTAATTTGAAGAGAACAAGTTTTCTGTGTAGCTCTAAACCGTAACCCTAGAAAAATAGAAATCCCTATTTTCTACCTAAAAAATTGTTAAACAGAAATATATTTCTTCAATTAATTTGTTATGGTTGTTAAATATCCACAGCATATGAATAGATAGAAACAATAAGAAAGCTGGTATAGAAAGCAAAATTTTCCTTACCTTTTGAGCATAGCTTCTGTCATGAACCACCTTACCCTCTGTAGCATTTAATGATTTGGTGAGCTTCAAATACTCACCCTGCTGTAATGTAACTACCTGAAACAAATTTATCCAATATCGATCTCATCAGGTCAGAATAACATGTATGAATAGAAATATGAAGTCATATATATGAATATGGAATTGACATATACCTGGATATCCCTCTGGCACAAAGAAAAGGCAAGGGCACAAGCAACCTTTGTGAGGTTGCCTGCAAGGAGAACCTGGGTTGTTCCTTTCGGAATGCTGTTAAGGATGACAGCCACAGCTAAGCTACTCCCGTCCACCACCTTGATTTTCAGCCGTGGATTCCTCTGGACATATATACCACCATTATCATTGAGCCTCTCACCCTGCAATGAGATATACGAAAAAAGAGATCAATCAATATCGAtgaatcacacacacacacacaaaccaAATTAAAAGAATTTAAGGGGTTAGGATGGCTCTAATTTGACCACTTAACCGTCAAGATTTTAATGACACAATTAGTTATTTGGACCCGCTGATCTATGTCTTTATTATTGAGACTTTACCCACCTATATACACCTATGTACATGGTTACTAACAAATGACACCCACACCCACATATATAACagtataacacacacacacacacaaaccaAATTAAAAGAATTTAAGGGGTTAGGATGGCTCTAATTTGACCACTTAACCGTCAAGATTTTAATGACACAATTAGTTATTTAGACCCGCTGATCTATGTCTTTATTATTGAGACTTTACCCACATATATACACCTATGTACATGGTTACTAACAAATGACACCCACACCCACATATATACAGGCACCATTAATTGTGTCATCACTGATGTTAAATCTACTTCCATTCAAATAGGGAAGTTCAAGGACATATACACACACAGTAGGTCAGGAAATTTAAGGACATAAGTGAGCTTAATTAAATAGGGAATAAAATATGAAATAGATAGGTGAATTGATGAAAGAAATAATAGAGATCAAAACTTTAACCTACACACTTACACACTGTAGTTACCTGATTAAAGAGACCTAAACTTATAACTTTGACACCCATTTGCTCAGCTTCAAGTATGGCATCCTCAATCGCTCTGTTTATAGCTTCATTTTGCCATGAGAGCAAGTACTGCAACTCATAATTAAAGGTAGCAAACAAAATCATGATATAGAGAAAATGAAGATATACAGAAAAATGAAGTTAAGGTGCTTCCCACCTGCAAACTATATTTTGGAATAACCCAAGTTTGTAGTCTGTGTTTATCAAAACGCTGCCTCTCAATAACAAATGAACGGCCAAGTATCCAAGTTAGCATCAAGGACCATAATGTCACCGGCCACAACAACCATAAGTACCATGTTGAAGTGTGTGGATTAGAGGCCAAGGAAGCAAATGCCAGTGGGAGTCGGTAGATGGATTTAGTTGTTGTTAAATGGGTTAGATGAACCACATCAGGTGATTCCTCTTTCCTGAGTGACGATTCATGTAGGGTATCACTAGACTTGTCCATGGTACCATATATATAGTCATAGACTGGCATGAAGAGGGAATAATTGGTTCGAAATTGTGTGTGATGCAAAGAGTGGTACCTGCATATAAAACACGTTTGAATCATACAGAAACAGCTACAATGCTTAAATTTCTGCACTAAAAAGATTCTTACCAACAAAGTTTCGCGATCGcttattttgagaaaaaaaaaaataattgataCAAGCTTATCAACAAGGAAAAAACAAACTTAGTGGTTACTTATAACCATTTGAATGTCTTTTTCATAATGTGCATTCCTACATGTAGGACTTGAGTGTCTATGCGTATGCAACACATTGAATAACATCAATTAATAATAAAGAACAAAATTGTCTTATTGAAGAAAACTTACGAGGGAGTATATATTAGATACTTAATAGgaggaaaaagagagaagatCCAGTTCGGAATGAACTCGAAATTGCAGTGTCCCAAGTTGTTCATGAAGTCGATATAAGTAATATAAACAAAATAGGATGAGATGGAAGCTGTTCCGATCAACAGAGTTGCCACCATTGGTATTGCGAAGAGCATGAAATATGTTATGTGCTCCGCAAATGGGTGAGTCACAGCTGAAATATACATTCATCGATCCATGTCAGTAATTGAAATTACTATTCGTACGTATTGTTCTGGATCTTTTACTTGTCAAGAATAAATTAGAAGTAAAATTATtgtttcttgaattttttttttttgttttttgctagATTAATATGAATTCTGCATTATTGCATCTGTACGGTCTTTACAGTAGCATTGAATTGAAGTTTTCACATACCAAACAGTGAAAACAGAAGGTCTattgctttttttgttttttttttagaagaaaagaCTAAGAAGAGACATTCTCATTGATATTTCATTAAATCTATTCaagatatttatatataatgcACGTTCTGTAGATCAGTAGATATTACTCCTTATATGTGGGGCAATATTCCTAAAATAGAaggtacacattttttttttggatataaagTAAACATCAATATCGCTTACTAATAAATTTGAAATGTAACTGAACATGAGAGGACGAAAAATAATCTTTCCTAACAAATACATCAAGTCAATTAATATGTGTAGTTTAGGCTGATTAGCATAATGCAAATCTTGGAATATATAGATATGTCTTACAAGTAATTGGCTCAGTGACAATGGAGGAATGGTGATGAGAATGGTAGCGAGAGTAGAGGAAATGGTAGTGAAGTGCTCTGTGTAACCAGTAGTAGAGATACTCGACCGGACCAGCATGAAGCAGCATCGTCATGACCAACCCATCTCCCCTCCAAATTGGTAGGTCAGTTTGAGCCCTAGGCAGGACGCACCTGGCCAGAAACCTACCTATGTAAAACAGCATTCCACTGAATATGATTTGATCATCCCTGTCCAAAACAAATCAATTCAAATTTTAAACAACCATTCACTTCAACTAAACTGAGAACGAGTCTTAATTAGTTTAAGTTCGCGGTGCAAACACCACTAACCAATCTCTTTCTCTGTCAACTTGTTCAAATTCGAGGCCCTTGTCCACGATTGTTCCTTTGCCTCTGGCAGTTTGATAGCGAGAAAGTGAGATCCATATCTGGTTGTGCAGCATCCTCCACAACAGAAATGGAAATACGAGGATGTAAAATAGATCTGTGCCTTCTTCTCCAAACATATGTGTGTATGTGCTGTGAATCACCCAAGGAGCTAACACCACGTACTGCAACAACAAAACCTCATATACATCAGTCTCACCAAAGTAGTCCACGAAGGAAATACCATGCTGGTGATATATAACCGTGATATATATAGAGACATGCATTAGCTAGCAAGCTAGCATTCACATAGAATAGAGAAAGGCAGACCTTAAAGCTACCAAGAGGTGTCCATGGCCAGTCAGTAAGAATTCCAGGTGTGGAAGCCATTTGTTTGTTTCTGAGTGGTGATCTCTACCTTGGGACTTTAGAGGTGTTTATATAGAACATAGCATGAGCCCACACACTATTTGTGATCAGAGAAAAggcaaaaaatataaaaaaaaataacaacaacACTGTGTGAGGGAagttttaaaatataaaaaaaaattcaaaaagtgtGGAGAGGGTAGTTAAAACTTTAAAGCAGTGGGAGCAGGAGAAACGTGGGTTTCatgtccttttattttttatcatcaTTTTGGTTTTCAAATTGATTTTAGTATCTCTAttgattattttttgttttaaagtattttaatatttgaggggtaaattggtaaaaaaaatcaattatggAGAGCAAACTCTCCTCTCTTAGTAATAATATAGATGAAGATACGTGTGCATTATATATTTTGGTAATAATGATGatagaaaatgatttgtggtcTCAATGAGGCTTAGGATTTTTGGCCTCAACTTtagtgtcatgtcatgtcacttacaaacatcacctatttgccaaagggtgtggctattgccaccctattaagtactttttgttcaccctacattcTCTTTTCAccctacatatatttttttaattataagtTTACTTTGTTCATCCATTTGCTGTATCTAAAATACCATTTTTCAATATAACTTACTACAGCACCCAAAAACTATGCAAGTTCTTGTTCTCTTTACCTAGCAGAGCTAATTTTCACTTGATACATTCACTCAGATATCAGAAAAAGTATAGGAAGTTAAACTTTAAACTTTCCAACACTATTTCATTGAAATATTCAACTGGGCATCTAAAAAACTCAAACTGAGAGCAAACAACAACTTCCAGTtgtatttcttaaaaaaaataaaaataaactgcTGTACATTTTATACTAATTCATAGAGGTATTATATCAAACACCCTTCATGCACATTTTCTAGCATAACTAATTTCTATCACGACTCAGAATTAAAGAAACCCACTTTCCTTTAATTTAGCAACAACCTCCAGTTGTATACTCATTCATAGATGCATTATATCAAACACCCTTCATGCACATTTCCTAAAGGAGCTAATTTCCATCACGACTCATCAGAATTAAAGAAACCcactttccttcaatattagCAAGTGGGCAACACTCTGAATCAGGAATTTGGTTCCAACTTCAAGTAAACATTTTTATCAACAAAACCCAAAGTACCATAGATAACTAAGCAAAGCACATTTTTTCTTCAATATTAGCAACAACCTCTAGTGTATACTCATTCATATAGGCATTATATCAAACACCCTTCACGCACATTTCCTAGCAGAGCTAATTTCCATCACGACTCATAATTAAAGGAACCCATTTTCCTTCAATATTAGCAACAACCTCCAGTTGTATACTCATTCATAGAGTCATTATATCAAACACCTTTTAAGGCTTGCAAGCACATTTCCTAGCAGAGCCAATTTCCATAAGGACTCAGAATTAAAGAAACTcactttccttcaatattagCTAGTGGGCACACTTTGAATCAAGAATTTGGTACCAACTTTCAAGCAAAAGTACAACTTTATCAACAAAACCCAAAGTAACCacaaataactaagcaaaacaCAACAAAATTTGACTACAAAAGGAGGCAAAACTTCAAGCTTTAATGGAAGTAGGtagaaagagaacaagaacctACATAATGGGTCGTAAGGTATAACCAAACTCTACTTAAACCCATACTGAGGTCCAACCGtccaatatatatacataccgAAAATGCACGGATTCCAAAGCAGTAATAAATGAAAAAATGGTCAATTCGATAGCAAG
This portion of the Rosa chinensis cultivar Old Blush chromosome 1, RchiOBHm-V2, whole genome shotgun sequence genome encodes:
- the LOC112188030 gene encoding very-long-chain aldehyde decarbonylase CER1 — its product is MASTPGILTDWPWTPLGSFKYVVLAPWVIHSTYTHMFGEEGTDLFYILVFPFLLWRMLHNQIWISLSRYQTARGKGTIVDKGLEFEQVDRERDWDDQIIFSGMLFYIGRFLARCVLPRAQTDLPIWRGDGLVMTMLLHAGPVEYLYYWLHRALHYHFLYSRYHSHHHSSIVTEPITSVTHPFAEHITYFMLFAIPMVATLLIGTASISSYFVYITYIDFMNNLGHCNFEFIPNWIFSLFPPIKYLIYTPSYHSLHHTQFRTNYSLFMPVYDYIYGTMDKSSDTLHESSLRKEESPDVVHLTHLTTTKSIYRLPLAFASLASNPHTSTWYLWLLWPVTLWSLMLTWILGRSFVIERQRFDKHRLQTWVIPKYSLQYLLSWQNEAINRAIEDAILEAEQMGVKVISLGLFNQGERLNDNGGIYVQRNPRLKIKVVDGSSLAVAVILNSIPKGTTQVLLAGNLTKVACALAFSLCQRDIQVVTLQQGEYLKLTKSLNATEGKVVHDRSYAQKIWLVGDGLSKKEQVSAPKGTIFVPFSQFPPKQLRRDCFYHYTPAMKIPKSLENVYSCENWLPRRVMSAWRIAGIVHALEGWNEHECGHTISSIDKVWQATLRHGFQPLISKEAKID